The Zalophus californianus isolate mZalCal1 chromosome X, mZalCal1.pri.v2, whole genome shotgun sequence genome window below encodes:
- the LOC113930800 gene encoding 40S ribosomal protein SA-like, translating into MSGALDVLQMKEEDVLKFLAAGTHLGGTNLDFQMEQYIYKRKSDGIYIINLKRTWEKLLLAACAIVAIENPADVSVISSRNTGQRAVLKFAAATGATPIAGRFTPGTFTNQIQAAFREPRLLVVTDPRADHQPLTEASYVNLPTIALCNTDSPLRYVDIAIPCNNKGAHSVGLMWWMLAREVLCMRGTISREHPWEVMPDLYFYRDPEEIEKEEQTAAEKAVTKEEFQGEWTAPAPEFTATQPEVADWSEGVQVPSVPIQQFPTEDWSAQPATEDWSATPTAQATEWVGTTTEWS; encoded by the coding sequence ATGTCCGGAGCCCTTGATGTCctgcaaatgaaggaggaggatgtCCTCAAATTCCTTGCAGCAGGAACCCATTTAGGTGGCACCAACCTTGACTTTCAAATGGAACAGtacatctacaaaaggaaaagtgatggTATCTACATCATAAATCTGAAGAGAACCTGGGAGAAGCTTCTGCTGGCAGCTTGTGCCATTGTTGCCATTGAAAACCCAGCTGATGTCAGTGTCATATCGTCCAGGAATACTGGCCAGCGAGCTGTGCTGAAATTTGCTGCTGCTACCGGAGCCACTCCTATTGCCGGCCGCTTCACTCCTGGAACCTTCACTAACcagatccaggcagccttccGGGAGCCGAGACTTCTGGTGGTTACTGATCCCAGGGCAGACCACCAGCCTCTTACAGAGGCGTCCTATGTTAACCTGCCTACCATTGCTCTGTGTAACACAGACTCTCCTCTGCGCTATGTGGACATTGCCATCCCTTGCAACAACAAGGGAGCTCACTCAGTGGGTCTGATGTGGTGGATGCTGGCCAGGGAAGTTCTGTGCATGCGTGGCACCATTTCCCGAGAACACCCATGGGAGGTCATGCCTGATCTCTACTTCTACAGAGATcctgaagagattgaaaaggaagagcagacCGCTGCTGAAAAGGCTGTGACCAAGGAGGAATTTCAGGGTGAATGGACAGCTCCAGCTCCTGAGTTCACTGCTACTCAGCCTGAAGTCGCAGACTGGTCTGAAGGCGTGCAGGTGCCCTCGGTGCCTATTCAGCAGTTCCCTACTGAAGACTGGAGCGCCCAGCCGGCCACTGAAGACTGGTCTGCAACTCCCACTGCTCAGGCCACTGAATGGGTAGGAACAACCACTGAGTGGTCTTAA